The proteins below are encoded in one region of Ricinus communis isolate WT05 ecotype wild-type chromosome 6, ASM1957865v1, whole genome shotgun sequence:
- the LOC8277758 gene encoding probable pectinesterase/pectinesterase inhibitor 25, translating into MPNLSLFFALLFLSSALLISSQSPPQSQSQSPSLACKSSLYPKLCRSILSTYRSSPSDLYDYSKFSVKQCIKQANRLSKAINYYLTHDKHRSKINSKEIGALEDCHELTQLNVDYLGTISSELKSAESMNDELVERVTSLLSGIVTNQQTCYDGLVESKSSIVAVLQAPLTNVTRLYSVSLGLVTHALDRNLKKNKRNKKGSHGKGILTKNRIREPLNTLIKALRKSSCHTSGGSRCRRNLADMEEDGILINDTVIVSPYGTDNFTSIGDAIAIAPNNSKPEDGYFVIYAREGYYEEYVIVPKYKKNILLIGDGINRTVITGNHSVVDGWTTFNSSTVAVSGERFVAVDVTFRNTAGPQKHQAVALRNNADLSTFYRCSFEGYQDTLYVHSLRQFYRECDIYGTVDFIFGNSAAVFQSCNLYARKPLPNQKNAFTAQGRTDPNQNTGISIHNCTIEAAPDLAMDLNSTLNFLGRPWKQYSRTVFMQSYIGDLISPVGWLEWNGTVGLDTLYYGEFENYGPGANTSMRVQWPGYNLMNVSQAANFTVYNFTMGDTWLPETDIPFSGGLLSYY; encoded by the exons ATGCcaaatctctctctcttctttgcTCTTCTCTTCCTGTCTTCAGCCTTACTAATCTCCTCCCAGTCCCCACCGCAATCGCAATCGCAGTCACCTTCCCTTGCCTGCAAATCCTCCCTCTACCCAAAACTCTGCCGCTCTATTCTATCAACTTATCGATCGTCCCCCTCTGATCTTTATGACTACAGCAAGTTCTCAGTAAAACAATGCATTAAACAGGCAAACAGATTATCCAAAGCCATTAACTATTACTTAACCCACGACAAGCACCGATCCAAAATAAACAGTAAGGAGATTGGAGCATTAGAGGATTGCCACGAGCTCACACAACTGAATGTGGACTACTTGGGGACCATATccagtgagttaaaatcagcCGAGTCCATGAATGATGAGCTAGTCGAACGAGTTACCAGTCTACTGAGTGGGATAGTGACCAATCAGCAGACTTGTTATGATGGACTGGTCGAGTCTAAGAGCAGCATTGTGGCTGTATTACAAGCTCCACTCACTAACGTCACTCGGCTGTACAGTGTGTCCCTTGGGCTGGTCACGCATGCACTCGACAGGAATCTCAAGAAAAACAAGAGGAACAAAAAGGGCTCTCATGGAAAAGGAATTTTAACAAAGAACCGGATTCGTGAACCGCTTAATACGCTTATCAag GCTTTACGTAAAAGCTCTTGCCATACATCCGGTGGTTCCAGATGCCGACGCAATCTTGCCGATATGGAGGAAGATGGAATCCTCATAAACGATACTGTTATAGTCAGCCCTTACGGCACAGACAACTTCACATCCATCGGAGATGCCATAGCAATTGCTCCCAATAACTCGAAGCCTGAAGATGGCTATTTTGTAATCTACGCCAGAGAAGGATATTACGAGGAGTACGTTATTGTCCCCAAATACAAGAAGAACATATTGCTGATAGGTGATGGAATTAATCGAACTGTCATCACTGGGAACCATAGTGTGGTCGATGGCTGGACAACTTTTAATTCTTCGACAGTTG CTGTTTCAGGGGAGCGATTTGTGGCTGTAGACGTTACATTCAGGAATACAGCTGGTCCGCAGAAGCACCAAGCAGTAGCTCTGCGTAACAACGCCGATCTCTCCACATTTTATCGTTGCAGCTTTGAAGGCTATCAGGATACTCTCTATGTACACTCTCTGAGGCAGTTCTACAGAGAATGTGACATATATGGAACAGTAGATTTCATTTTTGGCAACTCTGCTGCTGTGTTTCAGAGCTGCAATTTGTATGCTCGTAAACCGTTGCCCAACCAGAAGAATGCCTTCACAGCCCAGGGTCGAACTGATCCCAATCAAAATACAGGCATTTCCATCCATAATTGCACCATAGAAGCTGCACCAGATTTGGCTATGGACTTGAACTCAACCTTAAACTTTTTAGGTAGGCCTTGGAAGCAGTACTCAAGAACTGTATTTATGCAGTCATATATCGGCGATCTAATTTCTCCCGTTGGATGGCTTGAATGGAATGGGACTGTTGGATTAGACACCCTTTACTATGGGGAGTTCGAGAATTATGGACCTGGTGCAAATACTAGTATGAGAGTGCAATGGCCTGGTTATAATCTGATGAATGTCTCACAGGCTGCTAATTTTACAGTATATAATTTCACAATGGGGGATACTTGGCTGCCTGAAACTGACATACCCTTCTCTGGAGGATTACTTAGTTATTATTGA